The region ATGACAGAATGTTTCATGAGCATCAAAgcatgatatcatcttcaaaggaagaggacagaatgttcacaAAGCTTGGGTTTCTGGGGACTTTTCCCCTCCCTTTTGCCAAATAGTAGGCCATAATTGGCATCTTTTGGAGAAGTGGATGGAACTGGTGAGGGTTCCCCTAACTGGTCTCCTTGTACCCTCAATTAATCATGTTTTGGTGATGTAGTgaattttgaaccataagtgTGCTGGGGTGCTAGTTGGTGTTAGTATCTGCTTGCTAGCTAATGTGTTACTAGCAACAGCAGCACGTCTTAATCAAGCAAAATGAGTAAGGTAAGTTACTGGAAGTTCATTTTCTTTGGAAATAACgctaaaataaacaaatcagTTAATTCAATTTTAGATGAAATAGTCAAATTTCAGCAAGCTGCTTGcaatttgctgtaaaaaaaaagaagtcgaAGTAGAAACAGCTAAACTGTTGTCACTTCCTGTAAGTGCAGAACAGCACAGCATGATTTGGGACAACACAACCTGTGGTTATGATGTGAATGGAAGTATACTGCAGTGGTATACCACAGAAAAGTATTTTAGCTCCAATACTCAGCAGGTGAAAGGTGGATTAGTAGATGATTAAACACGTTTGCTGTGATGCTGTTTAATATTCCTGTCAAACTCCGTACTTCCTAGTTCACTACTTTTATCTTTataaggcatgaaaaagcctcAGCATTCCCAGGTGGGGCCCTTCTGAAAATTCATTCAAATATCCCATGGATTTGAAGGGAGCAGTGCTATTTATAGGACTCATTTATACAGCATAAATTATACCACATAAATAGTTCAAAACATGTCAGACAGCAAGTTAAAGTTCCCTATAGCATTGTTTAAAGTTTTTGATGATGGTCATCTTCATCTTTGTGTGACCACTTAAAAACAGCATGATGATTCCGTTCAGTTATGTAAACCTGCTCTTCATCCTGTTGTTTGGCATTTGTGCGAGGGTTGAAGTCATGATGAATGCACCACACACAGaggtagaagaagaagaattagTCATGAATGTTGTCATGCCAAAGATGATTAAAAGGAtgattttttaagcttttattgcatattttaaCCCTAAATACAGAGCCAAAAATGTTTATAAGGCTACCCAtgattattttaattaatttctatttatttattttgaaagcaaatCCTCTGCAGGCAGCacaaaggcacaaaatacatttgatacctgcaacatgttccaaaaaagttgggacagggggaGGAAAAGACATTTAGAACATTCTACAAGTTAGAAGGTTACTGGTGATTGGTTGGcttgcttatttcagcaagGCAATAGCTAGAGACATTCTACACAAGTtacaacagcctggcttcaTTATGAAAGAGAGTGAACCTTGATTTGCCTGCAGGCAAAACAACAAGAAAGGAGTGatttataggctttaaaggataatctttcaaagtcaaggatggaatgtttcacaGTCTAAAGGATGTCATAATTTCTCAAAgccaagaatggaatgttttataggcttgaAAGGATGGACTCGTCTTTCAAATTCAGGGGTGAgaagttttataaacttttaagGTTGACATctttcaaagtcaaggatggaatgtttcataggctttaaaagatgacatcatccttatAAGTCAAGGACAATATGTATTATAGggtaaaaaataatgacataatCTTTCAAATGCAAGAATGAAATGATTTATAGGTTTAGAAGAATGGTATCTTTTAAAGGCAacgatgaaatgttttataggttCAAAAGAATGACATCGTCTTTTAAAGGGAATACTGGAATGTTTCCCAGTCTctaaagtatgacatcatcattcAAATTCAAGAATGGAgtgtttataagctttgatgaatTTAgtggtaaggatggaatgttttatgccTTCAAAGGATGGCATCTTCTTTCAAATTCAgggatggaatttttcaaagcctttaagggatgacatcatccttcaaagtcaaggatggaatgtgttATAGGCTCTAAAGAATTACATCTTTTTTCAAAGggaagaatggaatgtttcacaggctctaaaggatgacatcatctttcagaTTCAAGGATGGAATGggttataagctttaaaggatgacatctttcgAAAggaaagatggaatgtttttcaaGCTATAAAGAATGATCACATACTGCATTTCGCAGGCAAGGAGGAAGGTTTCATAGGCTTTGAAGAATGACAATGTCTTTcgaagacaaggatggaatgttttattgtcttaaaaCATGACATCTTTCAAAGGCTAGGAGGGAATGTTTATacgctttaaatgatgacatcctctttcaaaataattgatggattgttttggctttttaaatgatattagctttcaaaggcaaggatggaaattTCAACAGGCTTTAAGTAATGACATCATCCTTCAAtggcaaggatgggatgtttgaATGAAATCATCTTTTCCATGCATTTTCTAGGCTGATCTTAAATTAGTTCAGCTCCtcactgtctttgtttttgttcctttttttaggAGAGTTCAGCCCACAATGCCTGACCCCTGACCTCTGAGACCctctgaggaggaggacgaAGAAGAGGAGCCCCCTGCTAAGCAGATATGGAGggtggagaggaggagagccGAAGAGAAGAGAATGAAACCTCCTCCAGACTGGGGAGGGCCTCCCCAAGGGCGGGAGGAGAACCCTGCCCACAAAACGGCCTCATTAACACCCACAGACTTGGGCCAGAGCCTCTGCTGTTGGTGTACTCTGCCCCCCAGTATCAGAGTCATGTAGTGAACACGCCCCCTTTGCAGGAGAGGAGCAGTCGGGGAGGGGCTCCTCCTCAGCTCCTGAACCCCAGCGCTCTCCTCTCCCAGCAGGTGTTCACGGACCCTCACCTCAGGCCGGCCCCGAGCCTCCTCCTGTGCCCGGAGAGCGTCCTGAGGGCGTGGGGAGAGGCTGGGGGAGGAGACTGCTGTGAGACCACCTTTATTGAGGGGCTCGGTCCTGACGGGTCCACCTCAGCTGCCGCTGGCTCCTCCACAAAGGAGGCGCTGCTGTTTGCTGACAGGAAGTATCTGGACTTTTCTGGAGAGGATGCAAAGATTCACACGCTGTCATATGACATCGACGATGATGAGGAGTTCCAGGAGCTGGAGGTGAGGAGGTTTTTACCTAATGGATCTTCATCATCTGAACATAAAATACAAGTAGAGGACTTAGTGATTATCACAAATGTTAGAGGGTAACTAAAGCCCAGAGTTCCAGGAGATTGAGGTGAGGAGGTTTGACCTTAACCACACAAAATACAGCCAAAACAAACAGAGGAC is a window of Cheilinus undulatus linkage group 6, ASM1832078v1, whole genome shotgun sequence DNA encoding:
- the LOC121511521 gene encoding synapse differentiation-inducing gene protein 1; this encodes MEGGEEESRREENETSSRLGRASPRAGGEPCPQNGLINTHRLGPEPLLLVYSAPQYQSHVVNTPPLQERSSRGGAPPQLLNPSALLSQQVFTDPHLRPAPSLLLCPESVLRAWGEAGGGDCCETTFIEGLGPDGSTSAAAGSSTKEALLFADRKYLDFSGEDAKIHTLSYDIDDDEEFQELESDYSSESESEDAFLLMPPRDHLGLSVFSMLCCFWPLGIAAFYLSHETNKAVSKGDFHHASSSSRRALFLAVLSITIGTGIYVGVAVALIAYLSKNHHW